A window from Gossypium raimondii isolate GPD5lz chromosome 7, ASM2569854v1, whole genome shotgun sequence encodes these proteins:
- the LOC128042543 gene encoding uncharacterized mitochondrial protein AtMg00810-like — MEPSKASPTPMVSTCNLSAHCGSPIENDFDYRSIVGALQYIVITQPDIAFAVNKVCQFMHKPLEQHFKAVKRILRYLQGTLEYGIIFKDAPRVSLVGYSNANWVTDLDGRRSTTRFCVFLGGNPVAWGSKKQ; from the coding sequence ATGGAGCCTTCAAAAGCCTCTCCTACTCCTATGGTTTCTACATGCAACTTGTCAGCTCACTGTGGGAGTCCAATTGAGAATGATTTTGATTATCGAAGCATTGTTGGTGCCCTtcaatatattgtcattactCAGCCTGATATTGCCTTTGCTGTTAACAAAGTGTGTCAATTTATGCATAAGCCATTGGAGCAACATTTCAAAGCTGTTAAAAGGATTTTGAGATACTTGCAAGGAACTCTTGAGTATGgcataatttttaaagatgCACCTCGTGTCTCTCTAGTAGGTTATTCTAATGCTAATTGGGTTACAGACTTGGATGGTAGAAGATCCACAACTAGATTCTGTGTGTTTTTAGGCGGAAATCCTGTAGCAtggggttccaagaaacaaTAG